DNA from Nocardioides yefusunii:
TCGATCGTCTGAGGTTGGACGAGCGCGGCTACTTCCTGGTGAGTGCTCACCGCGAGGAGAACGTGGACTCGCCGGAGCGACTCACCGAGCTACTCTCGTGCCTCGATGCCGTGCACGAGAAGTGGGGCCTGCCAGTGATCGTCAGCACGCATCCGCGGACGCGCAAGCGCCTGGAGGCGTTGGGCGTGGACACCGGCCAGGAGTCCATTCGCTTCATGGACCCGTTCGGCTTCCACGACTACAACAAGCTGCAGTTGAAGGCCGCCTGTGTTCTCTCGGACTCCGGGACCATCTCGGAAGAGGCTGCCATTCTCGGTTTCCCGGCGGTCACCCTGCGTGATGCGATGGAGCGTCCTGAAGCTCTCGATGCCGGCTCCATCATCATGACTGGGTTGGTCCGCGACGACGTGATCCAAGGAGTTCGTCTGGCCATGGAACTGGGCAGCAACTACACGTCCGTGCCTGACGAGTACCGCGTCAAGGACACCAGCAACCGGGTTGTGCGCTTCATTCTGTCGACGGCTTCCCGTCACCACCAGTGGGCTGGAATCCGACGCTGAGCCCGAGGTTGCCCCGTGGAGCGCCCTGGCTTTTCTGCTCGTCCTCGGTGTTGAGGGGTGGCAGCATTGGGCCAATACAGGAGCTCTGAGCTCTTCGGATCCTGGGAGCGTTCCGCTCACTGCATCGCAGTTCGTGTTGCCTCGCCACACGAACTGCGATGCGTCGTAGTGGGTGGCCCGGCGATCGGACTACCTTGGCATCCATGAACAATCCAATTTTCAATGACACGCCAATCAGTGCCGGTGTCGAAAAGACACATGGGCAATCATGGCCTCGGTAATCCCGACTTGCCATAGGTCAAGAAAGACGGAATTGCAATGATCGATGTCCGCGAAATTGCCGCGGCGGATGAGCATACAGGCAAGTCAAATGCCGCTGCGTCGTCAACCTCTGCGATGTTCACCTTGGTGGCTGCTGCCTTCCTGGTCCTGATTTCATTCATGGCGATTCCCGGCGGCCTGCGTCACGCCCTGGAGATCAATGTTCCGCTAGGTGTCTCGCTCGGCCTCGTCGGTCTGCAGAGTGCGGC
Protein-coding regions in this window:
- the wecB gene encoding non-hydrolyzing UDP-N-acetylglucosamine 2-epimerase → MKVMTVVGTRPEIIRLTEVIQQLDRLCDHVLVHTGQNYDRNLNQVFFEDLSLREPDHYLGVDTSSLGSVLGGVIMEMEKVLLAEKPDALLVLGDTNSAIATVIAKRMKIVTYHMEAGNRCFDENVPEETNRRMVDHISDFNLAYTEHARRNLLAEGLHPRRVTVTGSPMGEVLEKFRPRIEASDVLDRLRLDERGYFLVSAHREENVDSPERLTELLSCLDAVHEKWGLPVIVSTHPRTRKRLEALGVDTGQESIRFMDPFGFHDYNKLQLKAACVLSDSGTISEEAAILGFPAVTLRDAMERPEALDAGSIIMTGLVRDDVIQGVRLAMELGSNYTSVPDEYRVKDTSNRVVRFILSTASRHHQWAGIRR